Proteins encoded by one window of Girardinichthys multiradiatus isolate DD_20200921_A chromosome 14, DD_fGirMul_XY1, whole genome shotgun sequence:
- the LOC124880683 gene encoding uncharacterized protein LOC124880683, with translation MLTIFSESRLPSTCSALSVHDRSGLSPDSPLLNVRSVVSESVITSPGSRTSSTNSECSNVEYGFLTPVAFTEPRPDSCDSIIFSSEQNQSEDGPMPRVYQLNCQLYDSQYAGDVSGSRAALSDNIETCIGDVSLDLGTQNIGRPISPDSEHRSRSPEIIHLTSAIKCDFQDKENSEDDNCQLSKDSPVPQFSVSDLEASDQYIQTSSHHYILNAKLEEFDVSEFHKPGQIIGKYRCSSPESGSVDIQDLSGFTPAEFSIQERLCSPNSVSSKTEMQPMSASPEVGCFSDVEHDSVIPEGEWQTLSLDLPINQFKARATERFPSFVEFRSSSPTSISSHMDYAPLISILGQTEGIPDTSESEAKLERRPLSPDSESECRTFSPVSLTLIFKSTSPESVGSPNKFRALSPDSPIPEFRKMLQESINRYLEHRSSSLESVSSDLDVETNWDMMFFEEQCPSPDSVLSGSNYQKLSPDSPVPDFRQFLLVTHVNDSGYRVSSPESSHSDLDFAPLFSQLFEDEVGERPNSPELNLSLHEYQHLSPDSPIPQYTHREANTLTLECESPGSVYSDEEIEVCNTWLIEDRGASPGLSTSEYDSRPDSPIPDFSQALQESFNRHFTLRSTSPTSMSSDEETNLESDMSIPCFFEGQAVSPGSTTSQDEFRPDSPVPEFTLNRARICHMNTMFPSSESFASYEDLETDLCMTWLFEDRATSPGSRTSKEEFAPLSPDSPIPAFSQTQEESIILLLASRSTSPETVYSDLEMELSSFVAIEDQALSPLSLTPQSQYRFLSPDSPVPDFAQECYDTFYRINSNRSSLHESEASEMECAPLISQIFDFEDRVESSPSGHYTELGCLSPDSPLPEYPMASSSNLRFRYRSTSPESEFSDEDLRTDWCITWLFEDRAASPFSTTSKEELRLLSPDSPIPKFRHHDSTIPYELRSTSPESVFSDLEMPSQFPNLTDSRPCSPESLTSIRLSPDSPLPDFVQPMFELPKTLFRSRSMSPESTCSDVEYIVLSLGSILFDTRPCSPGSGASGDEIRVLPPDSPIPHYNEVVREHVIVNAGYRSTSPESIESDVEYALGELLIAMGFGVEDRPDSPLSIESHMHDGSSSVDSIAEYKPMSPDALTSLRNIRGGSPESGEENTRLSPDSPLPSFTQNVLETVIQERYTGTSSPDSLLSDMEYDLVYSSFDIGLVDKITLSPQSERSDIEYTPESPVLDFTKTVVEAAMTVMYNSSIDFLDSDEVSQTSLPFYTEERTDTPESMESGTKELLAPKSSLDETSDGTVLKTSVEPLTFDQSAINVGEYSLVYDAELWKLISQVRDPQYAGETFNSKTAFMHVIGSTNEYERSVTNNEQVNRIQNQNYKDESSMLKPSDVTHQFTSTETKSVMAERYLAESPPPMIEHILLSGTALYRKSKYMFQSPEARSLSYHLVSTSVSEKESDHLYSSLECLGPNLPKVEDTRPKSINEFRPLSSDSPLPECSLALSECVTFLRSTSSSPEIHASDTNYLQLNSESDFIEFRPPSPESAPSENQDESQRPLSSVSLPDYRPVSFLPSMYIADQRASSPESVPEFVQNRSLSPDSPIPQFIPALQVYPTKHHVPCSSSESESTDSSDDIIMSDGNTNRPSSPESVSSISELGWLLPDSPVPEFMRILSSYFMDPTPFERSSSPVSLSSDSEFVALPVECWIDENPRPQSPASLGSEKEFCSDDEILVLSSNVSPHTQTSSLQPDQFPQTKSAIMSPSLIQSVHQRSAKENFCPDWQEITEFKYKTEILHGSEADEDVRKDLSPKPSPVKDVKQKETKIQHYGEELQSKPAPHRVPTDFQAFDIQSKPFPATTATDSDRKTTVLFFDDKPITSVPIRLPGQPSYTTHRTVTPVLPVYEKASSLKSHLSRECPEWDLSPEQGQSNEHFSVNTNQFLIPPDHEPIFSSQQTLEVYECSQASSCDLSPVSPAFSAPSPAQFVSQDTISIESDVIEFSQGFRRVLSEFETTVSEFESNTPNIMQKKPSKVVESPHPSDSDLEFFDCQQEVSEPEYAMPENEITYHIFEPPSPRPRRSLDMGLLKDSPACTTEHFFQVEVERRLSSGSESLGEFAYDSDVSRDCDADGGLPVCEELPSRDQAGYYDDDDFLGMVRG, from the exons ATGCTCACAATTTTCAGTGAAAGCAGACTTCCATCAACTTGTTCAGCATTATCTGTACATGACAGGAGTGGATTATCACCAGATTCACCTTTACTAAATGTCAGGTCTGTAGTATCAGAATCAGTAATAACCAGTCCAGGGAGCAGGACCTCCTCAACCAACTCAGAATGTTCAAATGTTGAATATGGCTTTTTAACTCCAGTGGCCTTCACAGAGCCCAGACCAGACTCGTGTGATTCAATTATATTCAGTTCTGAACAGAATCAATCAGAAGATGGTCCCATGCCGAGGGTATACCAGTTAAATTGCCAGCTTTATGACTCTCAGTATGCTGGTGACGTCTCTGGAAGCAGGGCTGCCTTGTCTGATAATATAGAGACTTGTATAGGAGATGTTTCACTGGATTTAGGTACACAAAACATTGGCAGGCCAATATCACCTGACTCTGAGCATAGATCCCGCTCACCAGAGATTATACACTTAACAAGTGCTATCAAGTGTGATTTTCAGGACAAAGAAAACTCTGAAGATGATAATTGTCAGTTGTCTAAAGATTCCCCAGTTCCCCAGTTTTCTGTGTCCGATTTGGAAGCTTCAGACCAGTATATCCAGACATCATCCCATCATTATATATTAAATGCAAAACTTGAGGAATTTGATGTGTCTGAGTTTCATAAACCTGGTCAGATAATCGGCAAATATAGGTGTTCCTCACCTGAATCAGGTTCTGTAGATATACAGGATTTATCTGGATTTACTCCAGCAGAGTTCTCGATACAGGAAAGACTATGTTCCCCAAATTCAGTGTCATCCAAAACTGAGATGCAGCCCATGTCAGCTTCACCTGAGGTgggttgtttttctgatgtagaGCACGATTCAGTAATACCAGAAGGTGAATGGCAGACCCTGTCACTGGATTTACCTATAAACCAGTTCAAAGCAAGAGCAACAGAACGTTTTCCCTCATTTGTTGAGTTCAGGTCCTCATCTCCTACATCTATTTCTTCACACATGGACTATGCTCCTCTAATTAGTATACTGGGCCAAACTGAAGGTATACCAGATACTTCAGAGTCAGAAGCCAAACTTGAAAGGAGACCTTTGTCACCTGATTCTGAGTCAGAGTGTAGGACTTTCTCACCTGTGTCTCTAACTTTGATCTTTAAATCTACATCTCCTGAATCAGTTGGCTCTCCAAATAAATTcagagctctctcaccagattCTCCAATTCCAGAGTTTAGAAAAATGCTCCAAGAATCGATAAACAGATACCTTGAACATAGATCTTCTTCCCTAGAGTCAGTGTCATCAGATTTAGACGTGGAAACCAATTGGGATATGATGTTTTTTGAGGAGCAATGCCCATCTCCTGACTCTGTACTCTCAGGAAGTAATTATCAAAAACTTTCACCTGATTCTCCAGTACCTGACTTTAGACAATTTTTGTTAGTTACTCATGTTAATGATAGTGGTTACAGGGTATCATCACCTGAATCCAGTCATTCAGATTTGGATTTTGCTCCCCTTTTTTCTCAGTTGTTTGAAGATGAGGTTGGAGAAAGACCAAATTCTCCAGAATTAAATCTATCTTTGCATGAATATCAACATTTGTCCCCAGATTCACCAATACCTCAATACACACACAGGGAGGCAAACACATTAACACTTGAATGTGAATCTCCTGGGTCAGTGTATTCAGATGAGGAGATAGAGGTTTGTAACACCTGGCTTATTGAGGACAGAGGAGCATCTCCTGGTTTGTCAACATCTGAATATGACTCCAGACCAGACTCCCCTATTCCTGATTTTAGTCAGGCATTACAAGAGTCCTTCAACAGACACTTTACTTTAAGGTCCACATCCCCCACATCAATGTCTTCAGATGAAGAAACCAATTTAGAGTCTGACATGTCTATACCCTGTTTTTTTGAAGGCCAAGCAGTAAGTCCTGGTTCTACCACATCACAAGATGAATTCAGGCCAGACTCGCCTGTTCCTGAATTTACACTTAATCGGGCTAGAATATGTCACATGAATACAATGTTTCCATCTTCTGAGTCATTTGCATCATATGAAGATTTGGAGACTGATTTGTGTATGACTTGGCTTTTTGAAGACCGAGCAACATCTCCTGGTTCAAGAACATCCAAAGAGGAGTTTGCGCCTCTTTCACCTGATTCTCCTATTCCCGCATTTTCTCAAACGCAAGAAGAATCCATCATTTTGCTCTTAGCTTCAAGATCTACTTCACCGGAAACTGTGTATTCAGATTTAGAAATGGAATTATCTTCCTTTGTGGCCATAGAAGATCAAGCCTTATCACCTCTATCCCTAACACCTCAAAGTCAATATAGATTCCTTTCTCCAGATTCTCCTGTTCCTGACTTTGCACAGGAATGTTATGATACATTTTATAGGATAAATTCCAACAGGTCATCATTACATGAATCAGAGGCTTCTGAAATGGAATGTGCCCCATTAATTTCACAGATATTTGATTTTGAGGACAGAGTAGAATCCAGCCCATCAGGACACTATACTGAGCTGGGATGTTTGTCTCCTGACTCTCCTTTACCTGAGTACCCCATGGCTTCATCCTCTAATTTAAGGTTCAGATACAGGTCCACCTCTCCTGAGTCAGAATTTTCAGATGAAGATTTGAGGACAGACTGGTGTATAACTTGGCTTTTTGAAGACCGAGCAGCATCTCCTTTttcaacaacatccaaagaagAGTTGAGACTACTTTCACCGGATTCACCTATTCCCAAATTTAGACACCATGATTCCACAATACCCTATGAGCTAAGGTCCACATCACCCGAATCAGTGTTTTCAGATTTAGAAATGCCTTCACAGTTTCCAAACTTAACTGACAGTAGACCTTGTTCCCCAGAATCTTTAACATCAATCAGACTTTCGCCTGATTCCCCTCTACCTGACTTTGTGCAACCAATGTTTGAACTACCTAAAACCCTTTTTAGAAGTAGGTCGATGTCCCCTGAGTCAACATGTTCAGATGTTGAATACATTGTTTTAAGTTTAGGGTCAATATTGTTTGACACCAGACCATGTTCTCCAGGTTCAGGAGCATCTGGAGATGAAATTCGGGTTCTGCCTCCAGATTCACCAATACCTCATTACAACGAAGTCGTGCGAGAACATGTTATAGTAAATGCTGGATATAGATCAACGTCCCCTGAGTCCATTGAGTCAGATGTTGAGTACGCTTTAGGTGAACTTTTGATAGCAATGGGATTTGGTGTTGAAGATAGGCCAGATTCTCCTCTGTCAATAGAGTCACACATGCACGATGGGTCATCTTCAGTTGACTCCATTGCAGAATACAAACCCATGTCACCTGATGCATTGACCTCACTTAGAAACATTAGAGGTGGATCTCCAGAGTCAGGTGAGGAAAACACCAGATTATCACCAGACTCACCTCTTCCTTCTTTTACTCAGAATGTACTTGAGACTGTAATTCAGGAAAGATACACTGGCACTTCATCCCCAGACTCTCTGTTGTCAGATATGGAATATGACTTGGTATATTCTTCATTTGACATAGGACTTGTTGACAAAATAACACTGTCTCCTCAGTCAGAAAGATCAGATATTGAATATACTCCTGAATCTCCAGTACTTGATTTTACAAAGACAGTTGTGGAAGCTGCCATGACTGTAATGTACAATTCATCAATAGATTTTTTAGATTCTGATGAAGTATCACAGACGTCTCTCCCATTTTATACAGAAGAGAGGACAGATACACCAGAATCAATGGAGTCAGGGACAAAAGAGCTATTAGCacctaagtcctcactggatgAAACCAGTGATGGCACTGTTTTGAAAACATCAGTGGAGCCTCTCACATTTGATCAGTCAGCCATTAATGTAGGTGAGTACAGTCTTGTTTATGATGCTGAGCTATGGAAGCTGATTTCTCAGGTACGTGATCCTCAGTATGCAGGAGAAACCTTTAACAGTAAAACAGCTTTCATGCATGTTATTGGTAGCACAAATGAATATGAGAGGAGTGTGACAAATAATGAACAGGTCAATAGAATACAGAACCAAAATTACAAAGATGAATCATCCATGTTAAAACCTTCAGATGTTACTCATCAGTTCACGTCTACAGAAACAAAAAGTGTCATGGCTGAAAGATACCTTGCAGAGTCGCCACCGCCAATGATTGAACACATTTTGTTATCAGGAACAGCTCTTTACAGGAAGTCAAAGTACATGTTTCAATCACCCGAGGCACGGTCATTGTCTTATCATTTGGTATCTACATCAGTATCTGAGAAAGAGAGTGATCATCTGTACAGTTCCCTAGAATGCCTGGGTCCAAATTTACCCAAGGTGGAAGATACAAGACCCAAATCTATCAATGAGTTTAGGCCCCTATCATCAGATTCCCCCTTACCAGAATGTAGTTTGGCATTGTCAGAATGTGTGACGTTTCTCAGATCTACATCGTCTTCCCCTGAAATTCATGCATCAGATACTAATTACTTGCAACTCAATTCGGAGTCTGACTTTATAGAATTCAGGCCACCATCTCCAGAATCTGCTCCATCTGAAAATCAGGACGAGAGTCAGAGGCCTTTGTCATCAGTGTCACTGCCTGATTACAGACCTGTGTCATTCCTACCATCCATGTACATTGCTGACCAACGAGCATCATCTCCAGAATCAGTTCCAGAATTTGTGCAGAACAGGtcactttctccagactctcCCATCCCTCAGTTTATCCCAGCATTGCAGGTGTACCCCACAAAACATCATGTCCCATGCTCATCCTCAGAATCTGAATCCACTGATTCAAgtgatgacatcatcatgtCAGATGGGAACACTAACCGACCCTCCTCACCTGAATCAGTTTCATCCATCAGTGAGCTCGGTTGGCTATTGCCCGATTCACCGGTACCTGAGTTTATGAGAATATTATCTTCTTATTTTATGGATCCTACTCCCTTTGAAAGATCATCCTCACCTGTGTCTTTGTCATCCGACTCTGAGTTTGTGGCCTTGCCTGTTGAATGTTGGATTGATGAAAACCCCAGACCTCAGAGCCCTGCAAGCCTTGGATCTGAAAAGGAATTCTGTTCGGATGATGAAATATTAGTCTTAAGCTCAAATGTTTCACCCCACACTCAGACATCTTCCTTGCAGCCAGACCAGTTTCCTCAGACAAAGTCAGCAATCATGTCACCATCACTCATTCAATCTGTTCATCAAAGGTCTGCTAAAGAAAATTTTTGCCCTGATTGGCAAGAAATTACAGAATTCAAGTACAAAACAGAAATTCTGCATGGATCAGAAGCAGATGAAGATGTCAGAAAAGACTTGTCTCCAAAGCCATCACCAGTTAAAGATgtgaaacaaaaggaaacaaagaTCCAACATTATGGTGAAGAACTGCAGAGCAAACCAGCCCCTCATAGG GTTCCTACAGACTTTCAAGCATTTGATATCCAAAGCAAGCCATTTCCTGCCACAACAGCAACAGACAGTGACAGGAAAACAACCGTGCTGTTCTTTGATGATAAGCCAATCACATCAGTTCCCATACGTCTACCTGGCCAGCCTTCATACACAACACACCGAACTGTCACTCCAGTTCTACCTGTGTATGAGAAAGCTTCAAGTTTAAAGTCCCATTTGTCTAGAGAGTGCCCAGAGTGGGATCTGTCTCCTGAACAGGGACAGTCCAATGAACATTTTTCAGTCAACACAAATCAGTTTTTGATACCACCTGATCATGAGCCAATATTTTCAAGTCAACAAACCCTGGAAGTTTATGAATGTAGCCAAGCATCCTCATGTGATTTGAGTCCAGTGTCTCCAGCATTTAGTGCTCCCAGTCCAGCACAATTTGTCTCTCAAGATACCATTAGTATAGAGTCAGACGTCATTGAGTTTTCTCAAGGCTTTAGAAGGGTCCTCTCTGAATTTGAGACAACAGTATCAGAATTTGAATCAAACACTCCTAATATCATGCAGAAGAAGCCAAGTAAAGTCGTGGAGTCTCCACATCCCTCAGATTCAGATCTGGAATTCTTTGACTGCCAACAAGAAGTTTCTGAACCAGAATATGCAATGCCGGAAAATGAGATAACCTATCATATTTTTGAGCCCCCTTCACCAAGACCAAGGAGGAGTCTAGATATGGGCCTATTGAAAGACAGCCCTGCGTGCACCACTGAACATTTCTTTCAAGTAGAAGTTGAAAGGCGACTCTCTTCTGGCAGCGAAAGCCTTGGTGAATTTGCTTATGATTCAGATGTTTCACGGGATTGTGATGCAGATGGGGGTCTTCCTGTGTGTGAGGAGCTGCCATCTAGAGATCAGGCAGGGTATTACGATGATGATGACTTCCTGGGAATGGTAAGAGGATGA